A genome region from Aurantiacibacter sp. MUD61 includes the following:
- the gloB gene encoding hydroxyacylglutathione hydrolase, with amino-acid sequence MTLLIHQFPCLSDNYGFLLHDPVSGETACIDTPDADEYLRQAEAKGWQITQIWNTHWHPDHAGGNEAIKAATGCTITAPEGDAAKIAGIDRTITHGDTVKLGDHEAAVIDVGGHTLGHIAYHLPGSDIAFVGDSVFALGCGRMFEGTPEQFWASLERIKALPPETTLYCAHEYTQANAQFALHADPGNDALMSYAKQIDSKREAGEATVPTKLERELETNPFLRADDPEMMARWGGEEPHETFAALRAAKDAF; translated from the coding sequence ATGACCCTATTGATCCACCAGTTCCCCTGCCTGTCCGACAATTACGGCTTCCTGCTTCACGATCCGGTGAGCGGAGAGACCGCGTGCATCGATACGCCTGATGCTGATGAGTATCTGAGGCAGGCGGAGGCCAAGGGTTGGCAGATCACGCAGATCTGGAACACGCACTGGCATCCCGATCATGCTGGCGGGAATGAGGCGATCAAGGCGGCAACCGGCTGCACGATCACTGCACCCGAAGGCGATGCGGCGAAGATCGCCGGGATCGACCGGACGATCACGCATGGCGACACCGTCAAACTGGGCGACCACGAGGCTGCAGTGATCGATGTCGGCGGACACACGCTCGGCCATATTGCCTATCACCTGCCCGGCAGCGATATCGCCTTTGTCGGCGACAGCGTTTTCGCGCTCGGCTGCGGGCGGATGTTTGAAGGCACGCCAGAACAGTTCTGGGCGAGCCTCGAGCGGATCAAAGCCCTTCCGCCGGAGACGACGCTCTACTGCGCGCATGAATACACCCAGGCCAACGCGCAATTCGCGCTCCACGCAGATCCCGGCAATGATGCGCTTATGTCCTACGCCAAGCAGATAGATAGCAAGCGCGAGGCAGGCGAAGCCACCGTGCCCACGAAGCTCGAACGTGAGCTGGAGACGAACCCCTTCCTGCGCGCCGACGATCCCGAAATGATGGCGCGCTGGGGCGGCGAGGAACCGCACGAGACCTTCGCCGCGCTCAGGGCAGCGAAGGACGCATTCTGA
- a CDS encoding DOPA 4,5-dioxygenase family protein, whose product MALKGFHAHIYYDADEVDLARDFAAQAKAQFKFAVGHFHIDPIGPHPRGSCQLSLGVEEFGRFAPWAAQERGDLTIFAHGLSGDDWADHTQHVIWFGPSEELDLSIFRQP is encoded by the coding sequence ATGGCGCTCAAAGGCTTTCACGCGCACATCTATTACGACGCGGATGAAGTGGACCTCGCGCGCGATTTCGCAGCGCAGGCGAAGGCACAGTTCAAATTTGCAGTCGGCCACTTCCACATCGATCCGATAGGCCCGCATCCGCGCGGATCGTGCCAGCTTTCACTGGGGGTCGAGGAATTCGGCCGCTTCGCCCCATGGGCTGCGCAAGAGCGCGGCGATCTGACCATTTTCGCACATGGCCTTAGCGGAGACGATTGGGCCGATCACACACAGCACGTGATCTGGTTCGGCCCGTCTGAGGAGCTCGATCTCTCGATCTTCAGGCAGCCATAA
- a CDS encoding F0F1 ATP synthase subunit B family protein, with product MANPQTSDMPEVLSTDAPDAVTEVDPGQAVKLDEPELLGLEPYQWVSIAMAVLLLFAFVVAKVHKTIAGGLDNKIKAIRDNLDEAKQLRAEAEALRQEYADKIAGAEKDAEAMLENAQKEADSIVKKAKEDTSAMVARRERMAQDKIAAAERQAVDELKARAANASTAAAAKLIAANHDAAADRALADEVISNL from the coding sequence GTGGCTAATCCGCAGACCTCCGACATGCCCGAAGTCCTGTCCACCGATGCTCCGGATGCGGTGACGGAAGTCGATCCCGGCCAGGCTGTAAAGTTGGACGAGCCGGAGCTGCTGGGCCTTGAGCCTTACCAGTGGGTTTCGATCGCCATGGCCGTGCTGCTGCTCTTCGCTTTCGTAGTCGCGAAGGTGCACAAGACGATTGCGGGCGGCCTCGACAACAAGATCAAGGCGATCCGCGACAATCTGGACGAAGCCAAGCAGCTCCGTGCTGAAGCTGAAGCGCTTCGTCAGGAATATGCCGACAAGATTGCCGGGGCCGAGAAGGACGCCGAGGCGATGCTGGAGAACGCCCAGAAAGAGGCGGACAGCATTGTGAAAAAGGCGAAGGAAGACACCTCGGCAATGGTCGCGCGTCGTGAACGCATGGCCCAGGACAAGATCGCCGCTGCAGAGCGCCAGGCTGTCGATGAGCTGAAGGCTCGCGCCGCAAACGCATCGACCGCTGCTGCTGCCAAGCTGATCGCCGCCAACCACGATGCCGCCGCCGACAGGGCGCTGGCGGACGAGGTGATTTCCAACCTCTGA
- a CDS encoding F0F1 ATP synthase subunit B family protein, whose product MPQIDQMFEIWSSQLFWLLITFGFVFFVIGRGMVPKVMDTVGMRDKQIADDLAAAQAARDAADEVEEAWRQRENANREAAQDLVNKAKAKAQKSTETKLAKVQALIDTQLEEAEARIEASRAEAAAEIEAVATEAAQDIAQRLAGVKATKTAAKSAVKDVMNRG is encoded by the coding sequence ATGCCTCAGATAGATCAAATGTTCGAAATCTGGTCGAGCCAGCTGTTCTGGCTGCTGATCACTTTCGGCTTCGTGTTTTTCGTCATTGGACGGGGCATGGTCCCCAAGGTGATGGATACTGTCGGCATGCGTGACAAGCAGATCGCAGATGATCTTGCCGCTGCGCAGGCGGCTCGCGATGCGGCGGACGAGGTTGAGGAAGCCTGGCGCCAGCGTGAAAACGCCAATCGCGAAGCGGCGCAGGACCTTGTCAACAAGGCCAAGGCTAAGGCGCAGAAGTCTACCGAGACGAAGCTCGCCAAGGTGCAGGCATTGATCGACACCCAGCTGGAAGAAGCCGAAGCCCGCATAGAAGCGAGCCGCGCCGAAGCCGCTGCCGAAATCGAAGCCGTCGCCACTGAAGCGGCGCAGGATATCGCCCAGCGCCTCGCCGGTGTGAAAGCGACCAAAACGGCTGCCAAGTCTGCCGTGAAGGATGTTATGAACCGTGGCTAA
- a CDS encoding F0F1 ATP synthase subunit C, translating into MDLEAAKMVGAGLAAIGAGMAALGVGNVFGSFLESALRNPGAADGQQGRLFIGFAAAELLGLLAFVVAMIILFV; encoded by the coding sequence ATGGATCTCGAAGCTGCCAAGATGGTTGGTGCCGGCCTCGCTGCAATCGGTGCGGGCATGGCTGCCCTCGGCGTTGGTAACGTGTTTGGCTCGTTCCTCGAAAGCGCACTGCGCAACCCGGGTGCCGCAGACGGCCAGCAGGGTCGCCTGTTCATCGGCTTCGCCGCAGCCGAACTTCTCGGCCTGCTGGCCTTCGTCGTGGCGATGATCATCCTCTTCGTCTAA
- a CDS encoding F0F1 ATP synthase subunit A translates to MAATEAKVDPMKQFLVEPLLGQDWNIAGYNIAFTNSALWMTITAVLLFVFMLGGMKRELVPGRWQMTVESFTGFIDDMLDANVGKEGRKYVPYIFSLFMFILFANLLGLVPFGIVGVHPFTFTSHFTVTGIFAIMSFAIVLIVGFWKHGLHFFSLFVPSGTPLPMVFVIAPIEFVSFLFRPFSLALRLFVAMMAGHILLKVLSGFVIDGWSAGAGYGVLVGVPSFVLMIGISALEILVAGIQAYVFALLSSLYINDAEHLH, encoded by the coding sequence GTGGCAGCTACAGAAGCCAAAGTCGACCCGATGAAGCAGTTCCTGGTAGAGCCTCTGCTCGGCCAGGACTGGAACATTGCGGGCTACAATATTGCCTTCACCAATTCCGCGCTGTGGATGACGATTACGGCTGTGCTGCTGTTCGTCTTCATGCTCGGCGGAATGAAGCGTGAGCTGGTGCCTGGTCGCTGGCAGATGACGGTAGAGAGCTTTACCGGCTTCATCGACGATATGCTGGATGCCAATGTCGGCAAGGAAGGGCGCAAATATGTGCCCTACATCTTCAGCCTGTTCATGTTCATCCTGTTTGCCAACCTGCTCGGACTTGTTCCGTTCGGCATCGTCGGCGTTCACCCGTTCACTTTCACCAGCCACTTCACCGTGACCGGCATTTTCGCGATCATGAGCTTTGCGATCGTGCTGATCGTCGGTTTCTGGAAGCACGGCCTGCACTTCTTCAGCCTGTTCGTTCCGTCCGGCACGCCGCTGCCGATGGTGTTCGTGATCGCGCCGATCGAGTTCGTCTCCTTCCTCTTCCGCCCGTTCAGCCTGGCCCTGCGACTGTTCGTCGCCATGATGGCCGGCCATATCCTGCTGAAAGTGCTGTCCGGCTTCGTGATCGATGGCTGGAGCGCTGGCGCAGGTTACGGCGTGCTGGTGGGCGTGCCCAGCTTCGTGCTGATGATCGGCATTTCCGCTCTGGAAATCCTCGTCGCCGGCATTCAGGCCTACGTTTTTGCACTGCTTTCGTCGCTTTACATCAATGACGCAGAGCACCTGCATTAA
- a CDS encoding AtpZ/AtpI family protein produces MSDEKPAREPIGEDARIDALEERLKAAREREDQRNQPKVKGASASEKAGNRALADLVGGVFGGLVVGWTIGWFFDLNPWALLVGLFLGIVVAFRNIIRNSGSGPTSGGGS; encoded by the coding sequence ATGAGTGATGAGAAACCCGCACGGGAACCCATCGGTGAGGATGCGCGGATCGACGCGCTCGAAGAGCGGCTGAAAGCTGCACGCGAGCGAGAAGATCAGCGCAACCAGCCTAAGGTCAAAGGAGCCTCTGCCAGCGAGAAAGCGGGCAACAGGGCGCTGGCAGACCTGGTCGGTGGTGTTTTCGGGGGATTGGTTGTCGGCTGGACCATTGGCTGGTTCTTCGATCTCAATCCCTGGGCTCTGTTGGTTGGCCTGTTCCTCGGAATTGTGGTCGCTTTCAGGAATATAATTCGGAATTCAGGCAGCGGCCCGACCTCGGGCGGCGGCAGCTAA
- a CDS encoding YdbL family protein: MTMRKSVLAATAAIVGLGVLAAPALAQRDPAYAAARADGRVGEKMDGYLGIVGTATPELQAMVDDINIRRRAVYAERAQAENATLQQYAFTAGCLAIARTSPGEMYQAPDGTWQRRGQGAPQRDPRCP; the protein is encoded by the coding sequence ATGACCATGCGCAAGAGTGTTCTGGCCGCCACCGCCGCGATTGTCGGCCTGGGTGTGCTTGCCGCGCCTGCCTTGGCGCAACGCGATCCCGCCTACGCCGCAGCGCGCGCCGATGGTCGCGTGGGCGAGAAGATGGACGGATATCTCGGTATAGTCGGTACCGCGACGCCCGAACTGCAAGCGATGGTGGACGATATCAATATCCGCCGCCGCGCCGTTTACGCTGAGCGCGCGCAGGCCGAGAATGCAACGCTGCAGCAATATGCCTTCACCGCCGGTTGCCTCGCGATCGCCCGCACATCGCCGGGTGAGATGTATCAGGCCCCCGACGGTACGTGGCAGCGCCGCGGGCAGGGCGCTCCGCAACGCGATCCGCGCTGTCCGTGA
- a CDS encoding YnbE family lipoprotein yields the protein MNGAKRIMAAVAMVGLVPLAGCINLEAPDEPIVIELNINITQEVIYRLADDAEDAIEENADIF from the coding sequence ATGAACGGGGCAAAGCGTATCATGGCAGCGGTGGCGATGGTGGGGCTGGTCCCGCTCGCGGGGTGCATCAATCTGGAAGCGCCTGACGAGCCGATTGTGATCGAACTCAACATCAACATCACGCAGGAAGTCATCTACCGCCTCGCAGATGATGCCGAGGATGCGATTGAGGAAAATGCCGATATCTTCTGA
- a CDS encoding intermembrane phospholipid transport protein YdbH family protein, producing the protein MAQETAVEDGSRTTGRKRHVLSIAIRIFAISIVVMIAIAWFQRETIADNFIADALAENDTPATYQIERISPQQQVLTDIVIGDPDRPDLTIERLVLDITPRWGFPEVTRVTVVRPRAYGSYREGELSFGALDPYVFSEEEDGGAVFPDLELFIEDGRALLDSDFGRIGLSLDGGGHLRGGFNAELAAVGEEIALGGCSVDAPTLYGTASVDAERPHFVGPLRFDALECRENDLALQDGAVQLDVFAHRNFVDFEGDFDARFAGVDYTDVAAGAIGGEGRFSWRDGRLNALYDVSLADVASGAGGARQLTVEGRVRAVDQFARVDVEGDVSGEGLVLGRDLDGALANARAASEGTLAAPLIAQIRSALLRELPGSELVAAFEVRKLGQRTSVIVPEARLRGGSGATLLALSRVQLGMGDSAIPSFSGNLQTSGLGLPLISGRMEQGQGGALELRLAMREYAAGDSRVAIPRLAVLQDRAGRIAFQGEVVASGALPGGTARGLRLPVDGTVDQSGAIALWNGCRDIAFDGLAISNLTLSNQSLTLCPPRGRSILRYGDEELRVAAGVSSLDLRGELAETPIRLRSGAVGMAYPGALAASDLDILLGPPDNGQRFTISDLRADLSGDSIGGEFAGADVFLAPVPLDILGANGSWSYTDDGLQLTDARFMVEDREETDRFEPLLADGAELTLFDNRITATSNLRHPESMVMVSRVRLAHDLTDSSGSADLSLAGLTFSENFQPTDLSQLALGVVANVRGTIFPSARINWNESGVTSTGEFSSRDLDFAAPFGPVEGASGRVVFTDLLGMTTAPDQRIQLASINPGIEIYDGEMGFQLIDGERLLITGGQWPFMGGTLSMRPTEMNIGVEEFRTYTMDIEGLQAARFIERMELSNLAATGTFDGTIPIVFDPDGNGQLVSGELVARPPGGNLSYIGELTYEDMGFFANYAFQTLRDLQYDSMEIDMNGPLTGELVTQVRFEGIRQGPTAERNFVSRAIADLPIELRINIRAPFYQLMTSVRSLYDPAAVRDPRDLGLIEGDGAPSPEEPDGRIIIDELLNEPKPDIQPPESEAMR; encoded by the coding sequence ATGGCGCAGGAAACCGCAGTGGAGGACGGGTCTCGGACCACTGGCCGAAAGCGCCATGTGCTGAGCATTGCCATCCGCATTTTCGCTATTTCCATCGTGGTGATGATCGCCATCGCATGGTTTCAGCGCGAGACGATCGCGGACAATTTCATCGCAGATGCGCTGGCCGAAAACGACACGCCAGCCACCTATCAAATCGAGCGCATTTCGCCGCAACAGCAAGTCCTCACCGATATTGTGATCGGCGATCCGGACCGTCCCGATCTGACGATTGAGCGGCTGGTGCTCGACATCACTCCGCGGTGGGGGTTCCCTGAAGTTACGCGTGTGACAGTAGTGAGGCCGCGCGCATACGGCTCCTACCGGGAGGGCGAGCTGAGTTTCGGCGCGCTCGATCCCTACGTTTTTTCCGAAGAAGAGGATGGCGGCGCGGTTTTTCCAGATCTGGAGCTCTTCATCGAAGACGGCCGCGCGCTGCTCGACAGCGATTTCGGCAGGATCGGGCTCAGCCTGGACGGCGGCGGCCATTTGCGTGGCGGCTTCAATGCGGAACTGGCGGCTGTGGGCGAGGAGATCGCGCTGGGCGGGTGCTCCGTCGATGCACCGACGCTTTACGGCACAGCCTCTGTAGATGCCGAGCGCCCGCATTTTGTCGGACCGCTGCGCTTCGATGCTCTCGAATGCCGGGAGAACGATCTCGCATTGCAGGATGGGGCGGTGCAGCTGGATGTCTTTGCGCATCGCAATTTCGTCGATTTCGAAGGCGATTTCGATGCGCGCTTTGCAGGTGTCGATTATACCGATGTGGCGGCAGGAGCGATTGGCGGGGAAGGGCGCTTTTCGTGGCGCGATGGCAGGCTTAATGCGCTCTACGATGTGTCGCTCGCCGATGTCGCCAGCGGCGCGGGCGGGGCGCGACAGCTGACCGTCGAAGGCCGTGTGCGAGCGGTTGATCAGTTCGCCCGCGTCGATGTCGAAGGCGACGTTTCGGGAGAAGGGCTTGTCCTCGGCCGCGATCTTGATGGCGCACTCGCCAATGCTCGTGCAGCGAGCGAAGGCACATTGGCCGCGCCCCTGATCGCGCAAATCCGCTCGGCGTTGCTTCGAGAGCTTCCGGGCAGCGAATTGGTTGCCGCTTTCGAAGTCCGCAAACTGGGTCAGCGCACCAGCGTGATCGTGCCGGAAGCGAGGCTGCGCGGTGGGAGCGGCGCGACTTTGCTCGCTCTGTCGCGCGTGCAACTGGGGATGGGTGATAGCGCGATCCCGTCTTTCTCCGGCAATTTGCAGACAAGCGGACTGGGCTTGCCATTGATATCGGGGCGGATGGAGCAGGGGCAGGGCGGCGCGCTGGAGCTGCGGCTGGCGATGCGCGAATATGCGGCGGGCGATTCGCGCGTAGCGATACCGCGCCTTGCTGTGCTGCAGGATCGCGCTGGGCGCATCGCGTTTCAGGGCGAAGTGGTGGCCAGTGGGGCGCTTCCTGGCGGGACTGCGCGAGGGCTGCGTCTGCCCGTGGATGGCACGGTCGATCAGTCAGGCGCAATTGCGCTGTGGAATGGGTGCCGCGACATTGCCTTTGATGGGCTTGCCATTTCAAACCTTACGCTGAGCAACCAGTCGCTCACGCTCTGCCCGCCGCGTGGCAGGTCTATCCTGCGCTACGGCGATGAGGAATTGCGGGTTGCTGCTGGCGTCTCCTCGCTCGATCTGCGCGGGGAATTGGCCGAAACTCCTATTCGCCTGCGCAGCGGAGCCGTAGGCATGGCATACCCGGGCGCGCTTGCGGCGAGCGACCTCGACATCCTGCTTGGCCCGCCGGATAATGGTCAGCGCTTCACGATCAGCGATCTGCGCGCCGATCTATCAGGCGACAGTATCGGCGGGGAGTTTGCCGGGGCGGATGTTTTCCTTGCCCCGGTCCCGCTCGATATCCTCGGCGCGAACGGCTCTTGGTCCTATACCGATGACGGCCTGCAACTCACCGATGCCCGCTTTATGGTCGAGGATCGCGAGGAGACGGACCGGTTCGAGCCGCTGCTTGCCGATGGCGCCGAGCTGACGCTGTTCGACAACCGCATCACCGCCACGAGCAATCTCCGCCATCCCGAAAGCATGGTCATGGTGTCGCGCGTGCGTCTTGCGCATGACCTTACCGATTCGTCGGGCAGCGCTGATCTCTCGCTCGCCGGGCTGACCTTCTCCGAGAACTTCCAGCCGACCGATCTTTCGCAATTGGCATTGGGCGTCGTCGCCAATGTTCGCGGGACGATCTTTCCATCTGCCCGGATCAATTGGAACGAGAGCGGCGTCACCAGCACCGGCGAATTTTCCTCGCGCGATCTCGATTTCGCAGCGCCATTCGGTCCGGTGGAAGGTGCAAGCGGGCGAGTGGTCTTCACCGATCTGCTGGGCATGACGACCGCGCCCGACCAGCGCATCCAGCTCGCCTCCATCAATCCGGGGATCGAGATTTACGACGGTGAAATGGGCTTCCAGCTTATCGATGGCGAGCGCCTGCTGATCACGGGTGGGCAATGGCCTTTCATGGGCGGGACGCTGTCCATGCGGCCCACCGAGATGAACATCGGTGTTGAGGAATTCCGGACCTACACGATGGATATAGAGGGCCTGCAGGCCGCGCGCTTTATCGAGCGGATGGAACTGAGTAATCTCGCCGCCACCGGCACATTCGACGGCACGATCCCTATCGTCTTCGACCCCGACGGCAACGGCCAACTGGTGAGCGGAGAACTCGTTGCCCGCCCGCCCGGCGGCAACCTCTCCTACATTGGCGAGCTTACCTATGAGGACATGGGCTTCTTCGCCAATTACGCCTTCCAGACGCTGCGCGATCTGCAATATGACAGTATGGAAATCGACATGAACGGCCCGCTCACCGGCGAATTGGTGACGCAGGTGCGGTTTGAGGGAATCCGACAGGGCCCCACTGCCGAACGCAACTTCGTCAGCCGCGCCATCGCCGATCTGCCGATCGAGCTGCGCATCAATATCCGCGCGCCGTTCTATCAACTGATGACATCGGTCCGCTCGCTTTACGATCCTGCGGCCGTTCGCGATCCGCGCGACTTGGGCCTGATCGAGGGCGATGGCGCGCCGTCGCCGGAAGAGCCCGACGGGCGGATCATCATTGACGAGCTCCTGAACGAACCCAAACCCGATATTCAGCCCCCCGAAAGCGAGGCCATGCGATGA
- the radC gene encoding RadC family protein, with the protein MGAAGHRARLRERLLTGGSEALADYEVLEYLLFGALARGDTKPMAKALLDRFGSLAAVLNADPGALKQVKGISDASVGQIKIAALVARRMARSEVTDKPVLGSWQALLDYLAIDMGHLTVERVRVLYLNAKNRLLLDHHVGDGTVDEAAIHPREVIRRGLDCGASALILVHNHPSGNPEPSRADIQITRAIAEAGRHVGITVHDHVIVGREGHASLRAKGVI; encoded by the coding sequence ATGGGCGCTGCCGGGCATCGTGCACGGCTGCGCGAACGGCTGCTGACAGGCGGATCGGAGGCGCTGGCGGATTACGAAGTTCTCGAATACCTCCTGTTCGGCGCGTTGGCGCGGGGCGACACGAAACCAATGGCGAAGGCGCTGCTCGATCGGTTCGGCTCGCTTGCAGCGGTCCTCAATGCCGATCCCGGCGCGCTGAAGCAGGTGAAAGGCATTTCCGATGCGAGCGTCGGCCAGATCAAGATCGCCGCACTGGTCGCCCGCCGCATGGCGCGCAGCGAAGTGACGGACAAGCCGGTGCTCGGCAGCTGGCAGGCGCTGCTCGATTACCTCGCTATCGATATGGGGCATTTGACCGTCGAGCGCGTACGCGTGCTCTATCTCAATGCGAAGAATCGCCTGCTGCTTGATCACCACGTGGGCGACGGCACGGTGGACGAAGCCGCAATCCACCCGCGCGAAGTGATCCGCCGCGGGCTCGATTGCGGCGCCTCAGCGCTTATTCTCGTCCACAATCACCCCAGCGGCAATCCGGAGCCGAGCCGCGCCGACATCCAGATCACCCGCGCGATTGCGGAAGCCGGACGGCACGTCGGCATCACCGTGCACGACCACGTGATCGTCGGGCGCGAAGGCCACGCAAGCCTTCGCGCCAAGGGTGTCATTTAA